One region of Pueribacillus theae genomic DNA includes:
- a CDS encoding Uma2 family endonuclease, with product VFKLNLYMQYGVKEYWIVNPLLNSIQIYSLDNNGQYEQQAVLKETGTIASSEIKGFKVNLEELFK from the coding sequence GTATTTAAATTAAATCTCTATATGCAATATGGCGTAAAAGAATATTGGATCGTAAATCCCCTATTAAACTCGATTCAGATCTATTCCTTAGACAACAATGGACAATACGAACAGCAAGCCGTTTTAAAAGAAACTGGAACGATTGCTTCATCTGAAATCAAAGGCTTCAAAGTTAATTTAGAAGAACTCTTTAAATAA